The sequence below is a genomic window from Sorangiineae bacterium MSr12523.
CCGTGATGACGGGCCCACACGTCCTCGGTGGCTCCGCCGCCCCCGCCGCATGCACCACGAGCCACAGACCAAACGCCACGAACGCCGCAACGAGCCACCTAAGCATGGATCCACCTCGCTAAATCAATCCGCCCCCATCCCCAAAGAAGCGCAGCACCGCTGCGCCTAGTGCGAGGGTACCATGAAACGGGGCGCCCCTAACCTTGGGAACAAGGAGCTTCGTTGACGCCGGCGTTGCCAGCCGCTAGCGCTGCCTCGGTGCAAGCGGCACTAGCCGGACACGAGCTCCTTCGCATGCTCAATACGCCATGCACAAGGTGCGAGCCAGTGTGTCCTTCGGTGCTGGGGACTGACTCCAGGCCGTAGGCTGAGCGGCATCGCGAGGGAAATTTTTGGAACCACTGCGAGCGTCAATTAATGACCACGTTTCCCGTCGCCGGACACGTTCCCGGATTGAGGACCCTCCAGTTCTTAGGGTCATAGGGAAAGCTTGGATCGAGCGGGGGACTCGATACTTCCGAGGAACATCCCTCCGACGGAGGAGCCGCAGCCCCCGTCCAGGTATTTCCGGTGATCCTAATCGGCACGGAACCGGGACTCGTTGGGATCCTCTCGTCCATGATCCCGACGTTCATGGTCGTGAACGTGTTCCTGCCTAGATCACTGCTCGTTCCGAGATCAACGGAGCGTCCACCTGCCTCCACCAGACGTACGGAGATGAGTGAGCTTTGCAAGATCGAACTGCGAATCTTGACATCCCAATTGCCAAGCACCTCGAGGCCGTAATAGTCATCTTTGAATATACTATCAGCGACCGTGAACGTAGGCACGATGCCGTAGGAGATGCCCTCGAGCGTTACTCCGTAATAGTTATCGTGACTATTGACGTTACGAATCGTCACCGTCGCAGCTGAGATGGGGTCGGAGCCATCGGCACCGCCGACTCGTCGGCCGTTCGACGGATTCGAGTTGACGTCTACGTTGTTTACTTTGAGTCCAGAGACAACGGAGTAGTTCCTCGAGAGGTACCCGCCGATACCTAAGAAGTTCGCGGTATCGGACAGTGCCATGCCTGGGGCATTCGCCCCCGCGAACGTATCACCGGCAACAACGGGAGTTTGGTGGCGCGTCTCTTTTTCATGCGCGCTCTCTCCGCGAAGCGCCGCATTCTCGACTCGGCTATAGATACCGATGCAGAACTTCGAAACGTTCAGCGTCTCCACACGTGCGTTGGGCCCCAGCACGAGACCGACCTTTGCCGCGGGAGCACCGCAATCGCTCTGGCCGCTACCTACGAGTTTCGTTTCGGTGGCACTTTCGCCCTTCAGCGTGACGCCTGCCCGCACGTTCTCCTTCAAATTACGATTCCAAGGATCCGCTGGAACAAAGTTATCGCCGTGCCACGAATCGTAGATTCCGTTCTTGAGCACTACGGTATCTCCCGCCGCAGCGCACAACAAGGCTTGCTTGACCGTACGAAAGGGATTTTCACCCGTGCCGTCACCCTTATCCACTCCGTAGGGCGAAGCGGTAATCGGCGTGATCGTGACCGCAGCGTCCAACGACCCGGTTCCGCGTTTGTTCGTAACACGAACTGGTTGTGCCCCCAGCGGCGATCCATGAGGAACAAGGACGGTAAATGTCAGGTTTTTGGGCGTGGCGGACTGAATGGCGCCCTCAATGTCGCCAACCATAACCCGTGTGGCACCGTCCAAAGAATCGCCCTCGACGTGAATCTCGGCCGCTAGCTTCGTTGGTTCGCCACCACTTCCCTGTCGAATCTGCGCCGCATCGCTATTGGCAACGCTCACCGACGCAATGTATGGCGGCGGCGGTTCGATCACGCCGCCGTCGGGATTGACTCTCACACCTCCGTCCGGAGTCTTGTCCCCGACTGTGTGTCCGGGCGAATCATCCCCGCATGCGGCTATTGTCGTCAACGCGAGAACCAGTAGGACGAAAGGAAGCGCCATTGCCGGATGCAGGAGAGCAAAGCAAGAGAGTCGTTTTGTCATTGGGTCAACCACGTTGAGTTATCCCATTCGCGCTCCAAATGCGTCCACAGCCACGGGAGCTTTGCTTTCATCCGCTTCAGATCCCTTCCAACCGGACCGGGGTGAACGTCGAGGCGGTAGGATCCGCGGGACCGAGAACGCCTCCGATGTTCGAGCCCCAGCACCAGGCGTGGTCATCCCTTGTAATGGCGCACGTGAATGCGAACCCCGCTACAATGTGTGCGACGTTCGATACGCCTAACACCTGTGTTGGAACTGGTGTGCAGCCGTATCGATCAAGCGCTGGATCGTGACCGAGAGCGCCGGAAGCGTTGTTGCCCCAACAGTAAACCATGTCGTCGGTGAGAACTGCGCACGAGTGCTCATAGCCAACGGCAATCTCCCGGGCCGCACTCAATCCCGATACGACGGTCGGCCGGCCATTACATTTCGTACGCTCGCATGGCGGGTCGAGAGCCCAATCATGTCCAAGCTGACCGGCGAGATTGTCTCCCCAGCATGCAACTTTTCGATCGGAGAGAATTGCACACGAGTGCTGAAACTTGCCAACTGCCAAGGATAGAGTACCCGCGAGGACTTGCCTGGGTTGCGGGTGAGAATCGGTATCCCAATGCGGCGGCGGATCGGCCCCTGCTTCCTGGGCCTTGGCCCGCCCAATCTGGGCGTGGTCCGCTGCCCCCCAACACCAAATGCTCCCATCATGCTTGCGTGCACATGAGAAGTTTTTGCCCGATTGGAGACTCGCAACGCCGTCTAGACCAGGAATGGCATTGGGTGAGGCCGTGCGTTCCCCATTGAAAGGGCCGATACGGCCCTTTGAACTAACGCCCCAACATGAAGTGCCCCGGTCGAAGGCCGCACAACTGAACCCGTCGCCGGTCGACACCTGCAGCGCGCCTCGGGTATTGCTGACGACAGACAGCGCGCGGGTGACGTCACCGCCGTCCACTTCGGGAACACGACCGGTCTCTCCATCGCCGTTTTTGCCCCAACATGATATCTCGTTCCCCGCCGTGATGGCGCAGGCATGAGCGACATAGATGCTTGGCAGCGTTGCCCAGGTGCCCGGCAAGATTTTGCCCGGAGGCGGGTGCGTTGTACCGTCCTCCTCCCCTTGCCCAAGCTGGGCATAGTCATTCGTTCCCCAGCACCGGACCGTATCCCCCCGGGTTACGCATAGATTCCCTCCCCCAGCCGAAAGGTGAATCGAGGGCTCTGGCGGATCCGGAAGCGGACCAATCATGCCGCGATCCATCCCGGCATCCTTGGGCGTCTGGGTGGAGTCAGAGTCGCCACAGGAGAGTGTCACTCCAGTGAGAACAGATGCTCCCAAAAGAGCGAGCCCGAGCATGCGAACCGAGCGAGTCCCTCGTCTGAGCGCGGAAGGCTTAGTGGAGTTCGTCTCGAGCATCACGCTTTCTTTGGCTCAAATTCCGACTCCGCTTTGGAAGAATCGACGCATCGGTGATTTTTTGCTGGCGGCCTCTAGGCGGATGCCCGGCCCGCGAGTGTGAGCACCTGTAGCCATCTGCCAATAAAAAAAAAGCGGGAAAGGTCACGAGACCTTTCCCGCTCCGTGTTGTAGGACGGACGTCGGCTACGCGCGACGGCGACGCACGAGCATCAGTGCGAAGCCGAGGCCACCGAGGAGCGCCATCAGGCCAGAGGCCGGGGTGCCCGTGGTGTTGCAGTCGCAACCGCCGCCTTCGGTGCTGGCGTTGCCGCCACCGCCGGAGCCGGAATCGACACCGCTGGCGTCGGGCTTCACGGTGCCGCTGTCGCCCGCGTCCTTGGTCCCGCTGTCGGTGCCTCCGTCAGTACCACCCGTGGTGCCAACGACCTGGTCGATCGAGGCCGACGGGACGCCCGCGTAATTCGTATCACCGGAGTAGACCGCGGTGATCTTGTGCGTGCCTTGCGCGAGGGTCTTCACGTTCTCGAGCTTGGCGACACCTGCCGTGACTGTGATGGGGCTACCGAGATTCTCGTTGCCGTCCTTGAATTGGACGGTACCCGTGAAGGCAGCACCACCCTGCACCGTGGTCGTGATAGTCGCAGTGAAGGCGACGGCTTCACCAACCGCGCTGGGAGACTTCGAGGACACGACGGTGGTCGTGGTCTGCGCCTTCTTGACTTCGAACGGCAGGCTGCCCGAGCCGTTCTCGTAGTCTCTGGAACCAGTCGTGAAGTTCGCAACGATCGTGTGCTGCCCACCGGTCAATTTCTGAGCAGCCAATACGGCTTCACCGGTGGTCGGATTGATGTCGCCGTTTGGACCGACATTTTGACCATCAACGGTGAACTGCACCTTGCCGATAGGAGCCGGCGCGCCAGGGCGCGTTTGCACCTTCGCAGTAAAGGTCACTTCCGTTCCGTAGGTCGCGGTTTCCGGATTGGCCGTGATGTTGATGTCCGGCGCATTGGCCGTCACACGCTGGGTCAACGTCGCGTTGCCTTCGCGGAAGTTGTCGTCACCACTATAGGTCGCAACAATGGTGTGATTACCGATTGCGATGTACGTTCTAGCCTCGGATGAGGCTCGCCCATTGACGACTGGCACCGGGGAACCAATGGGATTGCCATCTTCCGTGAAGGTCACCGTTCCCGTCGTGTTCTGGGCAAACGTTCCACGGATGATGGCCGTATACGTGACCGCGTCACCCAAACCCGACGGGTTCTGAGAGGAACTCAGCGTCACGCTCGTACGGGACTTGTTCACGATGAGGGTCGCCGCTGCGGAATCGGCGCGGTTGTAGAATGGGTCGCCCGCATAGCTCGCCCTGAACTCGTGGGTACCAACGGAGAGGCCCCCGATGACGATGCGTCCCGTCGAATTGGCCGCATCGATCTGCCCGCGGCCGAGAGCCGTCGTCCCTTCGAAGAACTCGATAACCCCCGTCGGTGCATTCGGATTCTTCGCCGGCGAGATGGTCCCGATGAGCGTGGGGCTGGCGCCGTATTCGACGATGGCCGGGGACGGCGTCAGGGTGAGAACCGTGTTCGCCGGATCGTAGTAGGTGAACCCGCCCCGCTTGATCTCGGGGTCTCCGGGTCCAGCCGTCACGGCAACATCGACCGCGTGCGGAGATGCGCCGCCACCCGTGTACGGAGGCGTCGTCACGTGGATCTCGAACTCGCTGATGTACTGGAAATTCGTGCCGGCAACGCCACCGAAGGTGACGGTCGACTCGGGCTTGAACCCGGCGCCCTTGATGACCACCTCGGTGCCGCCTGCCGTGGGGCCGAAGTTCGGGGTAATCTCGCTGATGAGGATCCTGCCGCAGCCTTCCACCGTGAGGTCGTATGCACCGCCGCCGCCGTCGACGAACTCGTTCACGACGATCACGAAGTCCCTCAGTGCGGGGACGTCGACCGAAAAGTTCCTGGAGGTACTTGCAAGGACCTGGTTGCCGGTCGAGCCGATGTAGTTGGCCGTGATGTTCTGCGGGTCGAATGAATCGACGTACGCGGACGCGAACAAGCCTTGCCCCGACTTCGCATTCAGCGTGACACGGATGCAGGCGGGGTTGCTCGCCGTTCGATTCTTGAAGATGTACCGGTCATACCCGTACTGCCCCGCGATGACTCCAGGCGCCGGCACGGTTTGTCCGCACAGCGTGGGGAGGGACACGCCCGCGTTGATACGACCGTTCTCCTTCGGATCGCCCGGCGAATCGATCTGTCCCGAAATCGTCTGCGGACAAGTTAAGGGCGGGTCAGCCTGTGCCCCGGCGGTCCCGGCAACGAGCCAGAGACCGAAACCCACTATTATACCAATTAACCACCTAAGCATGGGTCACACCTCGCTATTGGAAAGAAGGAGTCCTCTGAATACCATGCGGTTGTACGATTCCGTAGTTTTATGCATGCCTCTGGTAGGCGTTTTTTTACGCATAAAACGTCACCTGAAGCGTTTCAAACCAGCTGTTTCACCGCACTTCGGGTAAGGCAGAGTCGGCGGCGGGATGCGCCGTACCTGCCGGCAGATGGGGGCCTTGACTTCGAGCGCACTCTAACTCCTATCGATGGTGCCCAAGCAACACGAGAAGGAGATGCGAGTCATGGCGAATCAAACCACGAAGACACGGAAGCTGGGCAAGTTCGATGTGTCGGCCCTCGGTTTGGGTTGCATGGGAATGAGCGAATTTTATGGCGCCACCGACGAGGTGGAGTCGATTGCCACGATCCATCGCGCGCTCGAGCTCGGCGTGAGCTTGCTCGATACGGCAGATGCGTATGGGCCGCACACGAACGAGGTGCTCGTTGGCCGCGCCATCAAGGATCGACGCGACAAGGTGTTTCTCGCTACGAAGTGCGGCATCGTTCGCGACCCGAACGATCCCAACGTGCGCGGTGTCAATGGCCGGCCGGAGTACATCAAGGCATCGTGCGATGGGAGCCTGAAGCGGCTCGGCGTCGACGTCATCGATCTGTATCAGCTGCACCGGGTCGATCCGAAGGTGCCCATCGAGGAGAGCGTCGGCGCACTGGCCGATCTCGTGAAGGCCGGCAAGGTGCGTGGCATCGGGCTTTCGGAAGCCAATGCGCAGACCCTTCGGCGCGCGCACGAGACTCATCCCATCACGTCGATTCAGAGTGAGTACTCTCTCTGGACGCGCGATCCGGAGGAGGACGAGGTACTTGCAACCTGCAAGGAACTCGGCATCGGCTTCCTCGCGTATAGCCCGCTGGGCCGCGGCTTTTTGACGGGCCAATTCAAGCGCTTCGAGGACCTCGAGCCCGACGACTACCGCCGGCACAATCCGCGGTTCCAGGGCGAGAATTTCCAGAAGAACCTGGACCTCGTCACCCAGATCGAAGGACTCGCCAAGGAGAAGGGGTGCACGGCGTCGCAGCTCGCGCTCGCCTGGGTGCTTTCGCGCGGCGACTTCGTCGTGCCCATTCCGGGGACGAAGCGGCGCAAATACCTGGAGCAAAACGTGGCGGCGCTCGAGGTCACCGTTACGGCGGAGGACGTGAAGGCCATCGATGCCGTGTTTCCGCCGAGCGCGGCTTCGGGCCAGCGCTATGCTCCGCACATGATGGCCATCCTGCGAGGTTGAAACCGTGAGCTCGCCCCAATCCGAACGAAGAAAGAAGGATACGATGACGATGCCCGGCGAGCCCGAATGGACCATCCGCGAGGTGGCCGAGAAAACCGCGGTGACGGTGCACACGCTCCGCTATTACGAGCGCATCGGGCTGCTCGCCGGCGTACCACGCTCGGCGAGCGGTCACCGTCGCTACGGCGAAGCGGAGGTGCGCTGGGTCGTTTTCTTGCGGAAGATCCACCAGACAGGGATGCCCATCCGCCGCATGCTCGAGTACGCACGCCTCCTGCGCCGCGGGGAGTCCACGGTGCGCGAGCGCAGGCTCCTCTTGGAAGCGCATCGCGAAGAGGTCGAGCAGCGCCTCGCGGAGCTTCAGGCGAACCTCGACATCCTCAAGTGCAAAATCGCGATGTACGAGAAGATGGAGCAAGAGGCGGCGAGCGGACCGTCCCCCTTCGAGCTGCGCGCCAAGGCCGCAAACGGGAGCTAGCCCGCCTCGAGGGTGTCGAGAAGCGCCTTGGCCGCGCTGGCGGTGCGATCGCGGGCGGCGTCGTTCAGGGCGGGTTCGACCTCGAGGCGTAGCTCTTCGTCCCGCACTATGAGTGAGCCCACGGCCTTCGCCTGGAAGAAGGCAAAGAGGGCGCGGTACGCATGGTCCACCTCGGGGCCATGCGTCTCCAAGCGGATGGTGGCGATGCCCAATGCGGGCTTGCCCGCGAGGGCGTCGGGTGGAATCAAATCGACCACCGCTTTGAGGGCGCCGGAGTACGTGGCCTTGTAGACCGGCGTCGATAGAACGATGGCCGCGGCCGACTTCACCGCGTCGACGAAGCTTGCGATTTTGGGCGCATGGGTGCGGCCGTGGAAGACGTCCTCGGCGTCGAAGTCGCCGAGGGAGAAGTGGCGCGCGGTGAAGCCCGCGCGCTCGAGCTCCTTGGCGACGGCACCGGCGACGAAACGCGAACGCGAGGCGGACGACGGACTGCCGCCTACGAAGACGATGTCTCGACTCATGAGATTCTCCTTTTGATTCGGGGACGCTACGAGGCCGTGAAGCCGCCGAAGGCGCGCTTGTAGTGCACGAGCGGCTTGCCGTGCGTGACCTTGGCGTAAAGCACCTTGCCGAGAACGATGGTGTGATCACCCGCGGGGTGGCGCTCGTGGCAGCGGCACTCGAGGTGAACGATGGCGCCGTCGATGAGCGGCACACCGGCGACGGGGCCCTCGTTGAGTGGCACGTCGCGGAAGCGGTCGACCTTGCGCTGGGAGAACTGCGCCGCCACCCACGCTTGCTCCTGCGCGAGGATGCTCACGCCGAAGTGCTCGTGCACGAGGAAGCGATCGTGCAAGCTCGCCTGCTTGCCCACGCACACCAGGATGAGCGGAGGTTCGAGCGACACCGAGGTGAACGCCGAGGCGGTGAAGCCGACGGGACCCTCCGGGGCACGCATGGTGACGATGGTCACGCCGCTGGCAAAATGCGCGAGGCTTTCACGAAATGCCGCGGTCGAGATCGTATCACCCATGGGTTCCTCCCCCTTCTGTATAGGGGCATTCGTCCCCCAAATCACGCGTTTACCCCTTCCGGGACGGCGTGAGCCCGAGATGGAGCGCCTGCACATCGGAAAGGATGCGCGCCGCATCGGCGACAGCGAGCGCCGCCGGGGCCCTCATGCGGCGACCGTTTGGCGCGATCCTTCGAGTTCGCGCACCAAAGGCAGAACGCGTTTTCCGAAATACTCGACCTCCTCCAGGTAATGCAAAAAGCCTCCCAGCACGAGGTTCACGCCGAGGCTCTTCAGCGCCACGATGCGCTGGGCCACTTGCTCGGGGGTGCCGACCAAGCCGGTGCGAAATCCGTCGTTGTATTGAACGAGATCCTCGAAATTCGAATTCTGCCACATGCCCTTGCCGTCCGGCGCGGCCTTGCCGGCCTGCTTCACGGCGGCGCCGAAGCCTTCGACGGCGGCTTTGTCGGCCTGGCGAATGATCTCGTGCAAGACGTCGTGGGCCTCGGCTTCGGTATCTCGCGCCAAGATGAAGCCATTGACACCAAATCGCACTTTGCGACCTGCAGCCACCGCGTGAGCACTGACCTCGTCGATTTGCTCTTTCAAACCGGCGAGTGAATTGCCATTCATGAAGTACCAATCGGAAACGCGGCCTGCCATTTTTCGGGCGGCGGTGGAGTTGCCACCTTGGAAAATCTCCGGGTGCGGAGATTGGAGCGGCTTGGGCTTCAGGCTGAAGTCGCGAATGCGATAGAAGTCGCCGGCCAACGAGAAGTGGTCCTCGGTCCAGATGCCGCGCAGGGCACGGATGAATTCCTCCGAGCGGCGGTAGCGCTCATCGTGCTCGAGCCACGATTCGCCGAGGGCGGTGAATTCTCCTTTGAACCAGCCGCTCACCACGTTGACGGCAAAGCGCCCGCTGGACAGGTGGTCCGCCGTGGCGCCGAGCTTCGCGAACACACCGGGGTGCCAGAGGCCCGGGTGAATGGCCGCAATCACCTTGAGGCGCTGCGTGGCGAGGAGGAGCGCCAGGCTGAAACTCGTCGATTCGTGCTGGTACTCCGCACCGTAGCTCGCCATGTAGCGCACTTGGCTGAGCGCATATTCGAATCCATTGTTTTCGGCGAGGACGGCGAGCTTTCGATTGTAATCGTAGCCCCAATCCGTTCTTTGTTCGATTTTGCTCACCACCAGTCCGCCGCTGACATTGGGCACCCAATAGGCAAACTTGATGGCATCGTCCGAAAGGGTCTCGTTGCTCATGGCATGGTCCTCTCTTCGTCGCGGCGCGTGGCGCGCGGCTAGGTACAGGCCATGGCGGTCATCATGATGTTCCCCTCAAGAGTAAAAGGACGGCGCCGGCAGCGCGTCGGTGAGAAACCAGCGTCCGAGATCGCGCCGTTTGTAGTCGACGGGATCGTGCAAGGTGTGGGTGCGGAGGTTTCGCCAAAAGCGGTCCAGGCCGAGGCGCGCGGTGGTGGCGCGTGCGCCGGCCGTGTCGAACATGCGCGTGGTGACCTCGAGGCCGACGCGTGTGGTGGTGACCTTGGCCGAGGCAACGGCGACAGCCACCGCGCCGCGTTCGTCGGCGCTGAGCGCGTCGCCGCGTGCCCAGGCGCGCTCGAACGCGACACCGGCGGCGTCGGTGACATGCCGCGCCGCCTCGAGCTCGACGTAGAGCTCCCCGAAGATGCCCAGGATGTACGGATCGTCGACCGCACGCTCCACGCCGCTGGCGAACCATGCTTTGCCGCGCTCGCGCGTGATCCGGCGGGCAGCTTCGAGGGCGCCCTCGGCGATTCCCAGGTATACGTTGGCGAGCGTGAGCTGCGCGATGAGCGGCCGCAGGGTCGCAAAGGTGCTACCGAGCGGGCCGGGTTGGGCCAGAAGCTCGTGGGGCTGGATGCGCACGTTCTCGAAGAGCACGGAGCCGCTGTCGGTTTGGCGCTGGCCCATGTTGTCCCAGTCATCGCGCGCGACGATGCCCGTGCGGTTCGCAGGGATGGCCCCCACGAGGAGCTTGCGCGTGCTCGCATCGAGGGCGGAAACGACGAGGATGTCCGCGTCGCGGGCCCCGGAGCAAAAGCTCTTCTCGCCGCGCAGAACGAAGTCGTCACCGTCCCGCGACAGCGTGGCGCGGTCATCGAGCGGGTTGAGGGCGTTGCCCCAGAACAAGTGCCGCTCGGCGGTTTCGCGGGCGAGGGATTCGTATTGTGCAGGCGTGCCGAAGAGGCGAACGGTGGCAAGCAACAGGTGCTGAAAGCCGTACACGTGCGCAAGCGCTCCGTCGGCGCGGGCGATGATGCGCACGCTGCGAAGGATGGTGGGCCAATCGGCACCGGCGCCCCCAAGGGAAGCGGGGATGCTCAGGGCGAGAAGACCGGAGGCGCGAAGGGCATCGCGTTCGGACTTGGGCGTGCCACCTTCGCGATCGCGGGCGACGGCGGTGGTCTCGAAGTCGGCAGCGAGGTTCGAGGCAATCGCAAGCGGATCGGCCATTGACGGGCGTCATGTGCATGCGGCGCGCCATTCGGAAATCGTGCAGGATGCGGGCGGGCGCTGCTTCTGGAGCAACAGCCGACGTGCACTCGGGTGTTGCTGGGGAAGCAAAAGCCTCCTTCATCCAGAGGGAAGCAAGACGGCCCGAAAGTTGCGACGTGGGAACGTGCATGGACATTCTTTGGTTCCTTCCCACCCATGGCGATGGGCGATACCTCGGTACGAGCGAGGGGGCACGCGCCGTGGATTTGTCGTATCTGCGACAGATCGCGCAGGCGGCGGATTCGCTCGGGTATTACGGCGTACTGCTGCCCACGGGTCGCTCTTGCCAAGATGCGTGGATCGCGGCGGCGACCATGATTCCCGTCACGGAGCGACTGCGCTTTCTCGTGGCGCTGCGGCCCGGGGTCACGTCGCCGACGACGGCGGCGCGCATGACGTCGACCTTCGATCGGCTCTCGCAGGGGCGGCTTCTTCTCAACGTGGTCACCGGCGGCGATCCCGGTGAGGCCGAGGGGGACGGCATCTTTCTCTCGCACGACGAGCGCTACGCGGCGACGGCGGAGTTTCTCGCCATCTACAAGCGCGTCCTCGCCAGTGAGACCGTGGACTACGAGGGAAAGCACCTGCGGGTGCGCGGCGCGAAGCTTCTCTTTCCGCCGTTGCAGCGCCCGCATCCTCCCCTCTACATCGGAGGCTCTTCGCCGCCGGCGCATGCCATCGCAGCGCGCGACGTCGACGTCTACCTCACCTGGGGCGAGCCACCGGAGGCGGTCGCGGCCAAGGTGGCCGACGTGCGGCGCCGGGCCCAGGAGCTCGGTCGCACGGTGCGGTTCGGGCTGCGCGTGCACATCATCGTGCGCGAGACCGAACGCGCTGCGTGGGACGCGGCCGAGGATCTCATTCGTCATCTGGACGATGCGTCCATCGCGGCGGCGCAGAATGCTTTCGCCAACTTCGAATCGGAGGGGCAGCGCCGCATGTCGGCCCTTCACGGCGGACGACGCGACAAGCTGGAGGTGAGCCCGAATCTATGGGCCGGTGTCGGATTGGTGCGCGGTGGTGCCGGAACGGCCTTGGTCGGCGATCCCGAAACCGTGGCGAGCCGGCTGCGCGCGTACGCGGCGTTGGGCATCGACACGTTCATTCTCTCGGGCTATCCGCACCTCGAGGAGGCGTACCGCGTGGCGGAGCTGCTCTTCCCCCTCTTGCCCGTGTCCACGGCGGCGAAGCGCAACGGCGCCGTCGATCACAATGTCACGGGGCCGTTTGGCGAGATCATCGGCCAGCGCTATGCGCCGAAGCCGCTCGCCGCCACACCGCGTCCCCCACGTGCACCGGACGCGCAATGAACTTCAGGCGGTGGAACGTATCGGCGATGGACTGCTGCGACTCCATCGTCTCGTCGTCGATGCGCACTGCACTTCCACCCACGGTGCCAACCTGGCCCAAAAAGGCGTCCACCACGTCGGCGTGCGCATCGGCAAATGCGCGCCGTCCAATGTAGAATGCACGATTGGGTGCGAGGCCTCGCGCATCGCGCAGCACGCGCGTGGGCATCTCGCGCTGCAGGCTCGTGAGCAGCGGATTCCAGATGGCCCACGCGTCCACCTCACGCCGCACGAATGCGCCATAGGCATCGCCGGGCGGCAAGGTGCGGATGTCCACATCGCTCCAAGAGAGCCCTGCCTCTTCCAACGCGCGCACCACGAAGTACACGACATTGGCCCCACGGCTCATGGCCAGCGCCTTTCCGCGTAGGTCCGCGAGATTTCCCATGGCCGAGCGCTCGTGGACCACGATGGCCTCGCCCTCGGGCGCCGGCGGCTCGGACGCGAGGTACACGACGGGCGCGCGCGCCGCTTGCGCGAACACGGGGGGTGCCTCACCCGCGACACCTAGATCCATCGTCCCATTGGAGAGCGCATCGACGACATGCATCCCGGTCGCGCACTCGATCCACTCCACCTCCGCGCCATGCGCCGCCAGCGCCTCGTC
It includes:
- a CDS encoding acyl-CoA dehydrogenase family protein is translated as MADPLAIASNLAADFETTAVARDREGGTPKSERDALRASGLLALSIPASLGGAGADWPTILRSVRIIARADGALAHVYGFQHLLLATVRLFGTPAQYESLARETAERHLFWGNALNPLDDRATLSRDGDDFVLRGEKSFCSGARDADILVVSALDASTRKLLVGAIPANRTGIVARDDWDNMGQRQTDSGSVLFENVRIQPHELLAQPGPLGSTFATLRPLIAQLTLANVYLGIAEGALEAARRITRERGKAWFASGVERAVDDPYILGIFGELYVELEAARHVTDAAGVAFERAWARGDALSADERGAVAVAVASAKVTTTRVGLEVTTRMFDTAGARATTARLGLDRFWRNLRTHTLHDPVDYKRRDLGRWFLTDALPAPSFYS
- the ssuD gene encoding FMNH2-dependent alkanesulfonate monooxygenase, whose protein sequence is MDILWFLPTHGDGRYLGTSEGARAVDLSYLRQIAQAADSLGYYGVLLPTGRSCQDAWIAAATMIPVTERLRFLVALRPGVTSPTTAARMTSTFDRLSQGRLLLNVVTGGDPGEAEGDGIFLSHDERYAATAEFLAIYKRVLASETVDYEGKHLRVRGAKLLFPPLQRPHPPLYIGGSSPPAHAIAARDVDVYLTWGEPPEAVAAKVADVRRRAQELGRTVRFGLRVHIIVRETERAAWDAAEDLIRHLDDASIAAAQNAFANFESEGQRRMSALHGGRRDKLEVSPNLWAGVGLVRGGAGTALVGDPETVASRLRAYAALGIDTFILSGYPHLEEAYRVAELLFPLLPVSTAAKRNGAVDHNVTGPFGEIIGQRYAPKPLAATPRPPRAPDAQ